Proteins from one Setaria italica strain Yugu1 chromosome V, Setaria_italica_v2.0, whole genome shotgun sequence genomic window:
- the LOC101768152 gene encoding dual specificity protein phosphatase 8, protein MVFMAAVENDHHRGVKFAPPPSNSLAHAARPPPQPSSSRTRLHDFSFPTVSWGTHRLLRCSKNGPGSSPPPSAPDTPSPDKEKLHRPDGGAGAGAGGSLQRRRSSAQRPWNLRTRRSATAAPARPARSDGAEEEAVLAERAPAPAAEAKKRGFSVVLSKEEIAEDFMAIRGSRPPRRPKKRPRTVQRQLDLLYPGLSLADVTPGSYKIEER, encoded by the exons ATGGTCTTCATGGCCGCCGTCGAGAACGACCACCACCGCGGCGTGAAATTCGCTCCTCCCCCGTCGAATTCCCTGGCTcacgcggcgcggccgccgccgcagccgtcgtcgtcccgcACGCGCCTCCACGACTTCTCCTTCCCGACCGTCAGCTGGGGCACGCACCGCCTGCTCCGCTGCTCCAAGAACGGGCCCGGCTCGTCGCCCCCGCCCTCGGCCCCGGATACCCCGTCCCCGGACAAGGAGAAGCTCCACCgccccgacggcggcgcgggcgcgggcgcggggggctCGCTGCAGCGCCGGCGCTCCTCCGCCCAGCGGCCGTGGAACCtccgcacccgccgctccgccaccgccgcgccggcgcgtcccgCGAGATCGGACGGCGCGGAAGAGGAGGCGGTGCTCGCGGAgcgcgcgcctgcgccggcggcggaggccaagAAGCGCGGGTTCTCCGTCGTGCTGTCCAAGGAGGAGATCGCGGAGGACTTCATGGCGATTCGTGGGTCGCGGCCCCCTCGCCGGCCCAAGAAGCGCCCGCGCACGGTGCAGCGGCAGCTCGAC TTGCTGTACCCGGGATTGAGCCTCGCAGATGTGACGCCGGGCTCCTACAAGATCGAAGAG AGGTGA